The Choristoneura fumiferana chromosome 11, NRCan_CFum_1, whole genome shotgun sequence genome includes a region encoding these proteins:
- the LOC141432362 gene encoding putative transferase CAF17 homolog, mitochondrial, whose protein sequence is MIYNQVNRLLKKSYVFKQLFRYSHTKNQTASLLYPLQNRKLLKVAGDDASRFLHGLITNDMEHFAQGAQSMYAMFLNNKGRVLFDTLVYKWQNQHSFLLECDDSVLAQLKKHLKIYKLRSAVQIEDVNEDLRVWALLPSQDFNPDLKLASESKVTIYKDPRLADLGYRVISPTLLDNSQVVKSSKQDIEVETSSEGYKYLRYRLGVSEGAEDLPPGTCFPLEANCDYLHGVSFHKGCYIGQEVTARVHHTGVVRKRIMPLKITNLVDNIPKDAQISPSDKPKSNLGKVKGFIKDYGLGLVRIKEALEAKVLKAGESTIEAVKPAWWPVEAPKEKLTVVKSEE, encoded by the coding sequence ATGATTTATAATCAGGTAAATAGACTACTTAAAAAGTCATATGTGTTTAAGCAGCTTTTTCGGTATTCCCATACCAAAAACCAAACTGCAAGCTTGCTGTATCCTCTTCAAAATAGAAAATTACTAAAAGTAGCGGGCGATGATGCAAGCCGGTTTCTTCACGGTCTCATCACCAATGATATGGAACATTTTGCTCAAGGAGCCCAGTCGATGTATGCTATGTTTTTGAACAACAAAGGCAGAGTGTTATTTGACACATTGGTGTACAAGTGGCAAAATCAGCACTCTTTTTTACTTGAATGTGATGATAGTGTTCTCGCACAGTTAAAGAAACATTTGAAAATCTATAAACTCAGAAGTGCAGTTCAAATTGAAGATGTTAATGAAGACCTTAGAGTGTGGGCCTTGTTACCCTCACAAGATTTCAATCCAGATTTAAAATTAGCATCAGAAAGCAAAGTTACCATTTACAAAGATCCACGCCTTGCGGATTTAGGCTATAGAGTTATATCACCAACTTTATTAGACAATAGCCAAGTTGTGAAAAGCTCAAAACAAGATATTGAAGTAGAGACTTCATCAGAGGGATACAAGTACTTACGGTATAGACTGGGTGTGTCTGAGGGAGCAGAGGACCTTCCTCCAGGCACTTGTTTTCCTCTAGAGGCTAACTGTGACTACCTGCATGGAGTCAGTTTCCACAAGGGCTGTTACATAGGCCAAGAGGTTACTGCAAGGGTCCATCATACGGGAGTGGTGCGGAAAAGAATAATGCCACTGAAAATTACAAACCTTGTGGACAACATACCAAAAGATGCACAGATCTCACCTAGCGACAAACCCAAATCAAATTTAGGAAAGGTTAAAGGCTTTATCAAGGATTATGGCTTAGGCTTAGTTAGGATCAAAGAAGCATTGGAAGCCAAAGTATTAAAAGCTGGTGAAAGCACAATTGAAGCAGTAAAGCCCGCATGGTGGCCTGTGGAAGCACCTAAAGAAAAACTTACTGTTGTAAAATcagaagaataa